In a genomic window of Methanobacterium formicicum:
- a CDS encoding DUF169 domain-containing protein, translated as MLNTVNQIGKALRRAGRLETTPLCIYGQNDVPEDAKPLVSIDSCAAKALLIAATRKTPPLYLGHDGLKGVCMGGITWLGFARKISPYIRYFVSTGHENFRGGMAEHLKASPEIFDKFRESIGPITVPGKYLVIRSCEDFSPDEEGTDLDLRSVLCFGTGQQIRNLCSLIHFRTENPFNSIIAPFGPACATMVTYPAHMAEKTPEGTAFIGPLDPTGNRWFPEEYMALGIPLDLARSMYQDLEESFIVKNPDVAYPQEREDLMPEK; from the coding sequence ATGTTAAACACCGTTAACCAAATTGGAAAAGCTTTAAGAAGAGCAGGGAGACTTGAAACCACACCTTTATGTATTTACGGTCAGAATGATGTTCCGGAAGATGCCAAACCACTGGTTTCCATTGATTCCTGCGCTGCCAAAGCCCTGTTAATAGCAGCCACCAGGAAAACCCCTCCCCTTTACCTGGGCCACGATGGCCTTAAGGGAGTGTGTATGGGGGGCATAACCTGGCTGGGGTTTGCCCGGAAAATATCACCTTATATTCGTTATTTTGTATCCACCGGCCATGAAAACTTCAGGGGAGGCATGGCCGAGCATCTAAAAGCCAGTCCCGAGATATTCGACAAATTCAGAGAATCAATTGGTCCGATAACTGTACCGGGTAAGTATCTGGTGATAAGATCCTGTGAAGACTTCTCCCCGGATGAAGAAGGTACTGACTTGGACCTTAGATCGGTATTATGTTTTGGAACTGGGCAGCAGATAAGAAACTTGTGCAGTTTAATTCACTTTAGAACAGAAAACCCATTCAACTCCATAATAGCTCCTTTCGGCCCGGCCTGTGCCACCATGGTCACTTATCCTGCCCACATGGCTGAAAAAACTCCGGAAGGCACGGCTTTTATAGGGCCACTGGATCCTACTGGCAACCGCTGGTTCCCGGAGGAGTACATGGCTCTGGGAATTCCCCTGGACCTGGCTCGCTCGATGTACCAGGATCTGGAAGAGTCATTCATAGTTAAAAATCCCGATGTTGCGTATCCACAGGAAAGGGAGGATTTAATGCCAGAAAAATAG
- a CDS encoding class III signal peptide-containing protein, whose amino-acid sequence MDSRGQLSAEYILLVGFVLAVVLIFAWYVSDQSEQNTIATAVRVGASNASAEIGIMNTTTMPIRVNKVDMTSGEKINITIFLSNTGLSPQQRQTILGGVEQSIESAGYTVNSQIDPVSNTVNTLTIDTSKHDYLIKIS is encoded by the coding sequence ATGGATAGCAGAGGGCAACTTTCCGCAGAATATATACTATTAGTGGGCTTTGTACTGGCCGTTGTACTTATTTTCGCCTGGTATGTTAGTGATCAAAGTGAACAGAACACCATTGCCACCGCAGTAAGAGTGGGTGCCTCCAATGCCTCTGCAGAAATAGGAATTATGAACACCACCACCATGCCTATCCGGGTAAATAAAGTAGATATGACCAGTGGTGAAAAGATCAACATCACCATATTCCTTTCCAATACTGGGCTTTCCCCACAACAACGACAGACTATTCTTGGCGGTGTAGAGCAATCCATAGAATCTGCGGGTTACACTGTAAACAGTCAGATTGACCCGGTATCCAATACGGTCAACACTCTCACCATCGACACTTCCAAACATGATTATTTAATCAAAATATCATGA
- a CDS encoding methanogen output domain 1-containing protein, translating into MSEVKILIVEDESIVAMDIKHRAEGLGYEVTAITPSGEEALENVVSNRPDLVLMDIVLKGEMDGIEAAQKIRDAYDIPVVYLTAYSDERTLKRAKITEPFGYIIKPFEDRELHSAVEVALYKHQMESKLKESEKWLSTTLESIGDAVIATDKEGKIKFMNPVASNLTGWGPDEAIGQTLSLIFRIVHEETGAPVDDPVVKVVENDSIIDLPHPVLLINKNGSEIPIDDSSAPIKDENGGIIGVALVFRDVTQRRREAKEREELLKDKARGELSSFMVSALPVFASNIPPQVRDNIARSFADRFEKNMKPRFLEEMEKCRINRGDEALADSKMLFQCYLSWIGEFMSNLGIGTDSEVEGRKGHLNFDSCPWASEGTVSPIFCLICRVIVIRSFTWTSLHGHAEQSQCLLEGNNKCSFEFTLSWDDS; encoded by the coding sequence ATGTCTGAAGTTAAAATCTTGATTGTTGAAGATGAAAGCATAGTGGCCATGGATATTAAACACCGTGCTGAAGGCCTTGGTTATGAAGTCACGGCCATAACACCATCGGGGGAAGAAGCCCTGGAGAATGTAGTCAGTAACCGGCCAGATTTAGTATTAATGGATATTGTTCTTAAGGGTGAAATGGATGGTATTGAGGCTGCCCAAAAAATAAGGGATGCCTATGATATTCCCGTAGTATATTTAACTGCTTATTCTGATGAGAGGACCTTGAAACGAGCCAAAATCACCGAACCATTCGGTTACATAATCAAACCATTTGAAGACCGTGAACTCCACAGTGCAGTGGAAGTAGCCCTCTACAAGCATCAAATGGAGAGTAAACTCAAGGAAAGTGAAAAATGGTTATCTACTACCCTGGAAAGTATTGGTGATGCCGTTATTGCCACGGATAAAGAGGGTAAAATCAAATTCATGAATCCAGTGGCCAGTAATTTAACAGGGTGGGGTCCAGATGAAGCCATTGGCCAAACACTGTCTCTGATCTTCAGGATTGTACACGAAGAAACTGGTGCACCAGTTGATGATCCGGTGGTGAAGGTGGTTGAAAATGATTCTATTATCGATTTACCACACCCGGTTTTATTGATCAACAAAAATGGCTCAGAAATACCTATTGATGATAGTAGTGCCCCTATTAAAGATGAAAATGGGGGTATAATTGGTGTGGCTCTGGTTTTCCGTGACGTTACCCAGCGTAGAAGGGAAGCCAAGGAAAGGGAAGAGTTACTTAAGGATAAAGCTCGGGGAGAGCTTTCCAGTTTCATGGTAAGTGCCCTACCAGTATTTGCATCTAACATACCTCCTCAGGTTAGGGATAATATCGCCCGCAGTTTTGCCGACCGGTTTGAGAAAAACATGAAGCCCCGTTTCCTGGAGGAAATGGAGAAATGCCGGATAAATAGGGGAGATGAAGCTTTAGCTGATTCTAAGATGTTATTCCAATGCTACCTCTCATGGATTGGTGAATTCATGTCCAACCTGGGAATTGGAACTGATAGTGAGGTTGAAGGCAGAAAAGGTCATTTGAATTTTGATAGCTGTCCCTGGGCAAGTGAAGGAACTGTTAGCCCTATATTTTGTTTAATTTGTCGGGTGATTGTTATACGCAGTTTCACCTGGACTTCCCTCCACGGACATGCTGAACAAAGCCAGTGTCTTCTGGAAGGTAATAATAAGTGTTCATTTGAATTTACACTTTCATGGGATGATAGTTAA
- the uvrC gene encoding excinuclease ABC subunit UvrC has product MSATISNPNDLPEKPGVYLFKDVKDEILYVGKAKSLKKRVKSYFKEEIEDPKTRVLMRHFHHLDYLVTDTEKEALILESNLIKKYLPRYNIRLKDDKRYPYLQITSEDYPRLLITRSVREDGSHYYGPFTDVTSVRSLLKLLKPVFQLRDCKRMDGPCLNYQIDLCPAPCSGQVSLEEYHENVGKVKMFLEGRQKEVMSLLREEMDQAARNHDFEKAVVIRDQLFSLGEVMEKQKMEFNRSLDQDVIASSNDGEVVVVVVFRVRQGKIMGKEDFLMEGAQDYSIPEILAAFIKQFYSGPRQVPAEILLPVMIEDKDIIEKWLSDKVQAGSPGKGDEGNYINVSSTGNEEGQLENHGVEKDAALIHLRVPEEGLEHRLVQMVTKNASIILNHHKQARGALLDLKTYLKIPRIPRRIEAFDISNLAGEMAVASMVVFEDGKPSKNQYRKYKLETPGPDDYGMMREVLTRRYEKLKSKGETPPDLIVVDGGRGQLNVATEVLDSLDLKTGVIGLAKEFEQVFIPEVSIPLILPPNSPALHILQYVRDEAHRFAVKYHKNLRDKRLKSSLLDEIPGVGPKRKMNLLRHFGDLKSIQNASEDEIADVKSIDTNLARKIYYHLHQGKD; this is encoded by the coding sequence TTGTCGGCTACAATCAGCAACCCCAATGATTTACCAGAAAAACCGGGTGTTTACCTTTTTAAGGATGTTAAAGATGAGATTTTGTACGTTGGAAAGGCAAAATCCCTTAAAAAACGGGTTAAAAGTTACTTTAAAGAAGAAATTGAAGATCCCAAAACCCGGGTTTTAATGCGCCATTTTCACCACCTGGATTACCTGGTAACGGACACAGAAAAGGAAGCCCTTATTTTAGAATCTAACCTTATAAAAAAATATTTACCCCGATACAACATCCGCCTCAAGGATGATAAACGTTATCCCTACCTTCAGATAACTTCCGAAGACTATCCCCGCCTGCTAATCACCCGTTCTGTCCGGGAGGATGGTTCACATTATTACGGCCCTTTCACTGACGTAACCTCAGTTCGAAGCCTGTTAAAACTTTTAAAGCCCGTATTCCAGCTCAGAGATTGTAAACGTATGGATGGGCCCTGCCTCAATTATCAGATTGATCTGTGCCCGGCACCCTGCAGTGGTCAGGTTTCCCTGGAGGAGTACCATGAAAATGTGGGAAAGGTTAAAATGTTCCTGGAAGGTCGGCAAAAGGAGGTTATGAGCCTTTTACGGGAAGAGATGGACCAGGCAGCTAGAAACCATGACTTTGAAAAGGCAGTGGTTATTCGGGATCAGTTATTCTCCTTAGGGGAGGTAATGGAAAAACAGAAAATGGAATTCAACCGCAGCCTTGACCAGGATGTTATAGCCTCCTCTAATGATGGGGAAGTGGTGGTGGTAGTTGTCTTCCGAGTACGCCAGGGGAAGATCATGGGAAAAGAGGATTTTCTCATGGAAGGAGCCCAGGATTACTCCATCCCTGAGATATTAGCTGCTTTCATTAAACAGTTCTACTCTGGCCCCCGACAGGTGCCGGCAGAAATATTATTACCGGTGATGATCGAAGATAAGGATATTATTGAGAAGTGGCTGTCGGATAAAGTACAGGCAGGGAGCCCGGGTAAAGGGGATGAGGGGAACTACATTAATGTATCCTCTACTGGAAATGAGGAGGGTCAACTGGAAAACCACGGAGTAGAAAAAGATGCGGCACTAATTCACCTGAGGGTGCCCGAGGAGGGATTAGAGCATCGTCTGGTTCAAATGGTTACCAAAAATGCCAGTATAATTTTAAACCACCATAAACAGGCCAGAGGAGCATTACTTGACCTTAAAACCTACTTGAAAATACCCAGAATTCCCCGTCGCATAGAGGCCTTTGATATATCTAATCTGGCCGGGGAGATGGCAGTTGCTTCCATGGTAGTATTTGAAGATGGTAAACCATCCAAAAACCAGTACCGCAAGTATAAACTGGAAACACCAGGTCCAGATGATTATGGTATGATGAGAGAAGTATTAACTCGACGGTATGAGAAATTAAAGAGTAAAGGTGAAACTCCTCCAGATTTAATAGTGGTCGATGGGGGTCGTGGCCAGTTAAACGTGGCCACTGAAGTCTTAGATTCATTGGATCTGAAAACAGGAGTAATAGGCTTGGCTAAAGAGTTTGAACAGGTATTCATCCCTGAAGTATCTATTCCGCTTATTTTGCCGCCTAATTCACCTGCTTTGCATATATTACAGTATGTGAGAGATGAGGCTCACCGTTTTGCTGTGAAGTACCATAAAAACCTCCGGGATAAAAGGCTTAAAAGTTCCCTCCTGGATGAAATCCCGGGCGTTGGACCCAAACGTAAAATGAACCTCCTTAGACATTTTGGTGACTTAAAATCAATTCAAAATGCAAGTGAGGATGAAATAGCAGATGTAAAGAGCATAGACACTAATTTAGCGCGTAAAATTTACTATCATCTTCATCAAGGGAAGGATTAA
- a CDS encoding M42 family metallopeptidase, giving the protein MKQLLEKLSNASGVSGFEDNVRNLMMEELKGFVDELDVDNMGNLIAIKKGKPDGKKVMLAAHMDEIGLIVRYIDKNGFIKFSKLGGINDQMLLNQEVYIHSNGEKILGVIGSKPPHRMKAAEKKKPVEYENMFIDIGASSKEDAEEMINVGDPITIKQKFAELKNDLVMGNAMDNRVGCAILLEVMKRARSDATICGVGTVQEEVGLKGARTAAFRINPDMALALDVTISGDHPGMKEEEAPAKAGKGPCIILTDASGRGIITHPQVKELLIQVAEEEEIPYQIEVSEGGTTDATAIHLTREGIPTGVISPPSRYIHTPVSVVNIKDVENAVKLILAVLNRL; this is encoded by the coding sequence ATGAAACAGTTACTGGAAAAACTATCCAATGCATCCGGAGTATCTGGATTTGAAGACAATGTTCGCAACTTAATGATGGAAGAGTTAAAAGGATTTGTGGATGAATTAGACGTGGACAATATGGGTAACCTCATCGCCATCAAGAAAGGAAAACCAGATGGTAAAAAGGTAATGTTAGCCGCCCATATGGATGAAATCGGCCTTATAGTGAGGTATATAGATAAAAATGGATTCATCAAGTTCTCCAAACTGGGAGGAATCAACGATCAGATGCTTCTTAACCAGGAAGTGTACATCCACAGTAATGGTGAAAAGATACTGGGTGTGATTGGAAGTAAACCTCCACACCGGATGAAGGCCGCTGAAAAGAAGAAACCAGTAGAATACGAGAACATGTTCATTGATATCGGTGCTTCCAGTAAAGAAGATGCCGAGGAAATGATCAATGTAGGAGACCCCATCACCATTAAACAGAAATTTGCTGAACTTAAAAATGATCTGGTAATGGGAAATGCCATGGATAACCGTGTGGGCTGTGCCATTCTCCTGGAAGTCATGAAAAGAGCCCGGAGCGACGCCACTATCTGCGGAGTAGGAACTGTGCAGGAGGAAGTGGGCCTCAAAGGAGCTAGAACTGCTGCTTTCCGTATCAATCCGGATATGGCTCTGGCCCTGGATGTGACTATCTCTGGTGACCATCCCGGTATGAAGGAAGAAGAAGCCCCAGCCAAAGCAGGTAAAGGACCATGTATCATACTCACCGATGCCAGTGGAAGGGGAATTATCACTCACCCCCAGGTTAAGGAACTGTTGATTCAGGTTGCCGAGGAAGAGGAAATACCATACCAGATAGAGGTCAGTGAAGGAGGAACCACCGATGCCACTGCCATTCACCTCACCAGAGAAGGTATTCCCACGGGAGTAATTTCACCACCATCACGATACATCCACACCCCCGTGAGTGTGGTAAATATCAAGGATGTGGAAAACGCAGTAAAACTTATATTAGCAGTGCTTAACCGACTTTAA
- a CDS encoding ATPase domain-containing protein: MERIKTGIDGIDQFTGGLPRGKSILLTGDAGSGKTIFGLQFALTSSKQNLKTVYITTEEDSDDLFTQGETFGWDIKSFTDNGMLRFIELAGVRARVTEAEISIDVGAMKGNFSKFLKDLPEDTETVVIDNIGSYTAKLTPYEFRDRFDLMVYELKKRNITALIILDSATSREFNEIALFSVYGAIKVMKRENPYTGRRERVMDIVKMRSTKTPTQFMTYEINNNGIEIVSGIENKD, encoded by the coding sequence TTGGAACGAATCAAAACAGGAATAGACGGAATAGATCAGTTTACAGGTGGACTTCCCCGAGGGAAAAGTATCTTACTCACCGGAGACGCAGGTTCAGGAAAAACCATATTTGGATTACAATTTGCCCTAACCAGTAGCAAACAAAACCTTAAAACAGTTTATATTACCACAGAAGAAGATTCAGATGATCTTTTTACACAGGGAGAAACTTTTGGTTGGGATATAAAATCTTTCACCGACAACGGTATGTTACGGTTCATTGAACTGGCTGGTGTCCGGGCTCGGGTAACTGAAGCCGAGATCAGTATTGATGTGGGGGCGATGAAGGGTAATTTCTCCAAATTCCTCAAAGACCTCCCTGAAGACACAGAAACAGTGGTAATTGATAACATTGGAAGTTACACAGCTAAACTCACTCCTTACGAATTCAGGGACCGTTTTGACCTCATGGTTTATGAATTGAAAAAACGCAACATAACGGCACTCATCATCCTGGATAGTGCAACCTCCCGTGAATTCAATGAAATAGCACTGTTCTCAGTTTACGGAGCCATAAAAGTTATGAAACGTGAAAATCCCTATACTGGCCGCCGGGAGAGGGTTATGGATATAGTGAAAATGAGAAGTACCAAAACGCCCACCCAGTTCATGACCTACGAGATCAATAACAATGGTATTGAGATTGTTTCTGGAATTGAAAATAAGGATTAA
- the uvrB gene encoding excinuclease ABC subunit UvrB, with the protein MRKFELVSNYKALGDQPKAIKSLSRGINKGMKHQTLLGVTGSGKTFTMANVIKEVQKPTLVISHNKTLAAQLYEEFKELFPNNAVEYFVSYYDYYQPEAYVPQSDTYIDKEASINEEIDMMRHSTTQSLLSREDVIVVSSVSCIYGIGAPEDYGNLVLQLEMGQQVEREEILAKLVEMQYERNDIDFSRGKFRVRGDVIEIFPAQGKTAIRVELFGDEVDGLSFIDHVTGQMNRQMDKIVVFPAKHFVTSPKKMDNAIKGIEEELEDRLRVLEAENKLVEAQRLEQRTRFDLEMLKEMGYCQGIENYSMHISGRKWGETPYSLLRYFPDDYLTIIDESHVTVPQIRGMYAGDRARKDVLVDYGFRLPSARENRPLNFEEFESLENQVIYVSATPGKYEMNLSQQVVEQIIRPTGLVDPEVILKPVQGQVDHLLTKIQEKTQKNQRVLVTTLTKRMAEDLTDYYARAGIKVRYLHSEISTLERIDIIDDLRRGEFDCLVGVNLLREGLDLPEVGLVGILDADKEGFLRSEPALIQTIGRAARNVEGQVVIYADKITDSVRNAVDITNHRRKLQLKYNEDHGITPRSTVRTLKEKPEKKEVIMRDDVEKMPKDELRLLIKDLKEEMKKAASRLDFEEAANIRDKILILEGVSK; encoded by the coding sequence ATGAGAAAATTTGAACTTGTATCAAATTATAAAGCATTAGGAGACCAGCCTAAAGCTATTAAATCTTTATCCCGTGGAATAAACAAAGGAATGAAACATCAAACCCTTTTAGGGGTTACTGGCTCGGGTAAGACTTTCACCATGGCCAATGTAATCAAAGAAGTACAGAAACCAACTCTAGTTATATCTCATAATAAAACACTGGCTGCTCAACTCTACGAGGAATTTAAAGAGCTGTTTCCTAATAATGCCGTGGAATACTTCGTCAGTTACTACGATTATTACCAGCCCGAAGCCTACGTGCCACAGAGCGATACCTACATTGATAAAGAGGCATCTATCAACGAAGAGATTGATATGATGAGGCATAGCACCACCCAGTCTCTCCTTAGCCGGGAAGACGTTATTGTGGTCTCCAGTGTATCCTGTATCTATGGTATCGGTGCACCCGAAGACTATGGAAACCTGGTACTGCAACTGGAAATGGGGCAACAAGTTGAACGGGAGGAAATACTCGCCAAACTGGTTGAAATGCAGTATGAAAGAAACGATATTGACTTCAGCCGGGGAAAATTCAGGGTAAGGGGAGATGTGATAGAAATATTCCCAGCCCAGGGAAAAACCGCCATCAGAGTGGAACTCTTCGGTGATGAAGTGGATGGCCTATCATTCATTGACCATGTAACTGGCCAGATGAACCGTCAAATGGATAAAATCGTAGTTTTTCCCGCCAAACACTTCGTTACCTCTCCTAAAAAAATGGATAATGCCATAAAAGGAATTGAAGAAGAATTGGAAGACAGGTTACGTGTTTTGGAAGCTGAAAACAAATTAGTAGAAGCCCAGCGCCTGGAGCAGCGTACCAGATTTGACCTGGAAATGCTTAAGGAAATGGGGTACTGCCAGGGGATTGAAAACTACAGTATGCACATTTCCGGACGTAAGTGGGGTGAAACCCCATACAGCCTATTGCGTTACTTCCCCGATGATTATCTGACTATTATTGATGAATCCCACGTTACTGTACCCCAGATCAGGGGTATGTATGCTGGTGACCGGGCACGTAAAGATGTTCTGGTTGATTACGGGTTCCGACTGCCATCGGCCCGTGAAAACCGGCCCCTGAATTTTGAGGAATTCGAAAGCCTAGAGAATCAGGTGATCTACGTATCTGCCACCCCTGGAAAGTATGAAATGAACCTGTCCCAACAGGTGGTGGAACAGATCATAAGGCCCACTGGCCTGGTGGACCCGGAAGTTATACTGAAACCAGTTCAGGGCCAGGTAGACCATTTACTTACCAAAATCCAGGAAAAAACTCAGAAAAATCAACGGGTTCTGGTAACCACCTTAACCAAACGCATGGCCGAAGACCTTACTGATTACTATGCCCGGGCAGGTATCAAGGTGAGATACCTCCACTCTGAAATCAGCACCCTGGAAAGGATCGATATCATCGATGACCTGCGCCGAGGCGAATTCGACTGCCTGGTGGGGGTTAACCTACTCCGGGAAGGTTTAGACCTTCCAGAAGTGGGTCTGGTGGGTATACTGGATGCCGATAAGGAAGGATTCCTTCGTTCAGAACCAGCACTGATACAGACCATTGGCCGTGCTGCCCGTAATGTGGAGGGCCAGGTGGTTATCTACGCCGATAAAATAACTGATTCTGTCCGTAACGCAGTTGATATCACCAACCATCGACGGAAATTACAGTTGAAGTACAATGAAGATCACGGAATTACTCCCCGCAGCACAGTACGTACCCTGAAAGAAAAACCCGAGAAAAAAGAGGTTATAATGCGTGACGATGTGGAAAAAATGCCCAAGGACGAACTTCGCCTGCTTATAAAAGATTTGAAGGAAGAAATGAAAAAAGCAGCCAGTCGACTGGATTTCGAAGAGGCAGCCAACATCAGGGACAAAATACTGATTTTGGAAGGAGTTTCCAAATAA